The proteins below come from a single Rosa rugosa chromosome 2, drRosRugo1.1, whole genome shotgun sequence genomic window:
- the LOC133728642 gene encoding G-type lectin S-receptor-like serine/threonine-protein kinase CES101 isoform X2: MHKGGDPVVLYPASGPTSINSISSVVATLLDSGNFVMQELNPDGSMKRVLWQSFDYPTHTLLPGMKVGVNHRNGHIWSISSWSSVYWPAPGPFTLVWDPNGRELKIKRRGVVYWTSGIFRDGQFEFMKPYDDMGMVRFEFSIVSNENEDYFTYTTASVNQSHKPEWVLNIFGQLLELEGNVIAPADQCYGFNTDKGCQSRDYPSCRHIGDTFVENNGYFISLTSNQATEDDLNTSLTLSDCKEACWQDCDCLGFLSLFDNQTGCKFWVGNWVFSSHDLFGYSNPRIFILSELSRNDTNSADTANEVSDTNRWIWIGTSIASALLVMVICILCFLLRRKFLPSGKRQQKIEKELLDLVQSDQSFNVKGLPNDEKVGHSDLGVHTYASVLAATSNFSEENKLGEGGFGPVYRGKSVTGRDIAVKRLSRCSGQGALEFKNELILISELQHTNLVQLLGFCTHGEERMLIYEYMPNKSLDYFLFDSARVMLLDWNKRFSIIEGIAQGLLYLHKYSRVRVIHRDLKASNILLDENMIPKISDFGMARIFSHNEPQANTNRVVGTYGYMSPEYAMQGTFSIKSDVYSFGVMMLEIISGRKNNSFHNDDRVLNIVGYAWELWKDGRGLELMDPTLSDSCIEDQFLRCIHVGLLCVEENAVDRPTISDIISMLTNESIYLPVPTKPAFYTERKVVRAGIDGNGSEIISVNGMSNSEFEAR; the protein is encoded by the exons ATGCACAAAGGTGGGGATCCTGTGGTGCTTTACCCTGCTTCTGGACCTACCAGTATTAACAGTATTAGTAGTGTTGTGGCAACTCTAttggattctggaaattttgtcATGCAAGAACTGAACCCTGACGGATCAATGAAGCGTGTACTGTGGCAAAGTTTTGATTATCCTACACACACCCTTTTGCCCGGCATGAAAGTAGGAGTTAACCACAGAAATGGCCACATTTGGTCGATTTCATCATGGTCAAGTGTGTATTGGCCAGCACCAGGGCCTTTCACCCTTGTTTGGGACCCTAATGGACGTGAACTGAAAATCAAGCGACGAGGGGTGGTTTATTGGACGAGTGGAATCTTTAGAGATGGGCAATTTGAATTTATGAAACCTTATGATGATATGGGTATGGTCAGGTTTGAGTTTAGCATTGTTTCAAATGAGAATGAAGACTACTTCACTTACACTACTGCTAGTGTCAATCAAAGTCATAAACCAGAATGGGTTCTAAACATATTTGGGCAACTCCTTGAATTAGAAGGAAATGTTATTGCACCAGCAGATCAGTGTTATGGCTTTAACACTGATAAAGGGTGCCAGAGTCGGGACTATCCCAGTTGCAGGCATATTGGTGACACATTTGTTGAGAACAATGGTTACTTCATATCACTCACATCCAATCAGGCAACTGAGGATGATTTAAATACAAGTCTCACCCTTAGCGATTGCAAGGAAGCTTGTTGGCAAGATTGTGACTGTCTTGGATTCCTGTCTCTCTTCGATAATCAGACTGGATGCAAATTTTGGGTGGGAAACTGGGTCTTTAGTTCGCATGACCTCTTTGGTTATAGTAATCCAAGAATTTTTATCCTATCTGAGTTATCTCGCAATG ATACGAACAGTGCAGATACAGCCAATGAAGTATCAGATACTAATAGATGGATATGGATTGGTACTTCCATAGCTAGTGCTCTGTTGGTAATGGTCATTTGCATCTTGTGTTTTCTCCTAAGAAGAAAATTTCTCCCTTCAG GGAAACGCCAGCAAAAGATTGAGAAGGAATTGCTTGATTTGGTGCAATCTGATCAATCTTTTAATGTCAAGGGGCTTCCAAATGATGAAAAGGTGGGACATAGTGATTTAGGAGTTCATACTTATGCATCTGTCTTGGCCGCTACAAGCAACTTCTCTGAAGAAAACAAACTTGGAGAGGGGGGATTTGGACCTGTTTATAGG GGAAAGTCAGTGACAGGAAGAGACATAGCTGTGAAAAGACTTTCCAGATGTTCAGGGCAAGGAGCATTGGAGTTTAAGAATGAATTGATACTAATATCTGAACTCCAACATACGAACCTTGTTCAACTTTTGGGATTTTGCACTCATGGGGAAGAGAGGATGTTGATATATGAGTATATGCCAAACAAAAGCTTGGACTACTTTTTGTTTG ATTCAGCCAGAGTGATGCTACTAGATTGGAATAAGCGTTTCAGTATAATAGAAGGAATCGCTCAAGGATTGCTTTATTTGCACAAATACTCAAGAGTGAGAGTAATTCATAGAGATTTGAAAGCTAGTAACATACTACTTGATGAAAACATGATTCCCAAAATTTCGGACTTTGGGATGGCAAGGATTTTCTCGCACAATGAACCACAAGCAAATACTAACAGGGTTGTTGGCACATA TGGTTACATGTCTCCTGAGTATGCCATGCAAGGAACTTTCTCCATAAAATCTGATGTCTACAGTTTTGGTGTAATGATGCTTGAAATCATAAGTGGCAGGAAAAACAACAGCTTCCACAACGATGATCGAGTGCTCAATATAGTAGGATAT GCATGGGAGTTGTGGAAGGATGGTCGTGGGCTAGAATTAATGGATCCAACACTATCCGATTCTTGTATTGAGGATCAATTTTTAAGATGCATCCATGTCGGTCTGTTATGTGTCGAAGAAAATGCAGTTGATCGGCCCACCATATCAGATATCATATCTATGCTGACAAATGAAAGCATTTATCTACCTGTACCTACAAAGCCAGCATTTTATACAGAAAGAAAAGTTGTCAGGGCTGGTATAGATGGAAACGGATCAGAAATTATATCAGTAAATGGTATGTCCAATTCTGAATTTGAGGCACGTTAA
- the LOC133728642 gene encoding G-type lectin S-receptor-like serine/threonine-protein kinase At1g67520 isoform X1, protein MSSLRFQLPNRLNLLFLIFAILWTCHEAVTDTLKPGDTLNSSSFLVSAKGKFTLGFHVINPNSKSSYLAIWQNYLNTWQKTGKSHAWIGNRYSPIVDPLGVLTLDVNKTLKIMHKGGDPVVLYPASGPTSINSISSVVATLLDSGNFVMQELNPDGSMKRVLWQSFDYPTHTLLPGMKVGVNHRNGHIWSISSWSSVYWPAPGPFTLVWDPNGRELKIKRRGVVYWTSGIFRDGQFEFMKPYDDMGMVRFEFSIVSNENEDYFTYTTASVNQSHKPEWVLNIFGQLLELEGNVIAPADQCYGFNTDKGCQSRDYPSCRHIGDTFVENNGYFISLTSNQATEDDLNTSLTLSDCKEACWQDCDCLGFLSLFDNQTGCKFWVGNWVFSSHDLFGYSNPRIFILSELSRNDTNSADTANEVSDTNRWIWIGTSIASALLVMVICILCFLLRRKFLPSGKRQQKIEKELLDLVQSDQSFNVKGLPNDEKVGHSDLGVHTYASVLAATSNFSEENKLGEGGFGPVYRGKSVTGRDIAVKRLSRCSGQGALEFKNELILISELQHTNLVQLLGFCTHGEERMLIYEYMPNKSLDYFLFDSARVMLLDWNKRFSIIEGIAQGLLYLHKYSRVRVIHRDLKASNILLDENMIPKISDFGMARIFSHNEPQANTNRVVGTYGYMSPEYAMQGTFSIKSDVYSFGVMMLEIISGRKNNSFHNDDRVLNIVGYAWELWKDGRGLELMDPTLSDSCIEDQFLRCIHVGLLCVEENAVDRPTISDIISMLTNESIYLPVPTKPAFYTERKVVRAGIDGNGSEIISVNGMSNSEFEAR, encoded by the exons ATGAGTTCATTGCGGTTTCAATTACCTAACCG TCTCAACTTGCTCTTCCTCATTTTTGCAATCTTGTGGACTTGTCATGAGGCAGTAACAGACACACTCAAACCAGGGGACACTCTCAATTCCTCAAGTTTCTTAGTTTCTGCAAAGGGGAAGTTCACTTTGGGTTTCCATGTAATTAATCCAAATTCCAAGTCCAGCTACCTAGCCATATGGCAGAACTACCTAAACACATGGCAGAAGACAGGTAAAAGTCACGCATGGATTGGCAACAGATACTCACCAATAGTAGACCCTTTGGGAGTTCTGACATTGGACGTCAATAAAACATTGAAAATTATGCACAAAGGTGGGGATCCTGTGGTGCTTTACCCTGCTTCTGGACCTACCAGTATTAACAGTATTAGTAGTGTTGTGGCAACTCTAttggattctggaaattttgtcATGCAAGAACTGAACCCTGACGGATCAATGAAGCGTGTACTGTGGCAAAGTTTTGATTATCCTACACACACCCTTTTGCCCGGCATGAAAGTAGGAGTTAACCACAGAAATGGCCACATTTGGTCGATTTCATCATGGTCAAGTGTGTATTGGCCAGCACCAGGGCCTTTCACCCTTGTTTGGGACCCTAATGGACGTGAACTGAAAATCAAGCGACGAGGGGTGGTTTATTGGACGAGTGGAATCTTTAGAGATGGGCAATTTGAATTTATGAAACCTTATGATGATATGGGTATGGTCAGGTTTGAGTTTAGCATTGTTTCAAATGAGAATGAAGACTACTTCACTTACACTACTGCTAGTGTCAATCAAAGTCATAAACCAGAATGGGTTCTAAACATATTTGGGCAACTCCTTGAATTAGAAGGAAATGTTATTGCACCAGCAGATCAGTGTTATGGCTTTAACACTGATAAAGGGTGCCAGAGTCGGGACTATCCCAGTTGCAGGCATATTGGTGACACATTTGTTGAGAACAATGGTTACTTCATATCACTCACATCCAATCAGGCAACTGAGGATGATTTAAATACAAGTCTCACCCTTAGCGATTGCAAGGAAGCTTGTTGGCAAGATTGTGACTGTCTTGGATTCCTGTCTCTCTTCGATAATCAGACTGGATGCAAATTTTGGGTGGGAAACTGGGTCTTTAGTTCGCATGACCTCTTTGGTTATAGTAATCCAAGAATTTTTATCCTATCTGAGTTATCTCGCAATG ATACGAACAGTGCAGATACAGCCAATGAAGTATCAGATACTAATAGATGGATATGGATTGGTACTTCCATAGCTAGTGCTCTGTTGGTAATGGTCATTTGCATCTTGTGTTTTCTCCTAAGAAGAAAATTTCTCCCTTCAG GGAAACGCCAGCAAAAGATTGAGAAGGAATTGCTTGATTTGGTGCAATCTGATCAATCTTTTAATGTCAAGGGGCTTCCAAATGATGAAAAGGTGGGACATAGTGATTTAGGAGTTCATACTTATGCATCTGTCTTGGCCGCTACAAGCAACTTCTCTGAAGAAAACAAACTTGGAGAGGGGGGATTTGGACCTGTTTATAGG GGAAAGTCAGTGACAGGAAGAGACATAGCTGTGAAAAGACTTTCCAGATGTTCAGGGCAAGGAGCATTGGAGTTTAAGAATGAATTGATACTAATATCTGAACTCCAACATACGAACCTTGTTCAACTTTTGGGATTTTGCACTCATGGGGAAGAGAGGATGTTGATATATGAGTATATGCCAAACAAAAGCTTGGACTACTTTTTGTTTG ATTCAGCCAGAGTGATGCTACTAGATTGGAATAAGCGTTTCAGTATAATAGAAGGAATCGCTCAAGGATTGCTTTATTTGCACAAATACTCAAGAGTGAGAGTAATTCATAGAGATTTGAAAGCTAGTAACATACTACTTGATGAAAACATGATTCCCAAAATTTCGGACTTTGGGATGGCAAGGATTTTCTCGCACAATGAACCACAAGCAAATACTAACAGGGTTGTTGGCACATA TGGTTACATGTCTCCTGAGTATGCCATGCAAGGAACTTTCTCCATAAAATCTGATGTCTACAGTTTTGGTGTAATGATGCTTGAAATCATAAGTGGCAGGAAAAACAACAGCTTCCACAACGATGATCGAGTGCTCAATATAGTAGGATAT GCATGGGAGTTGTGGAAGGATGGTCGTGGGCTAGAATTAATGGATCCAACACTATCCGATTCTTGTATTGAGGATCAATTTTTAAGATGCATCCATGTCGGTCTGTTATGTGTCGAAGAAAATGCAGTTGATCGGCCCACCATATCAGATATCATATCTATGCTGACAAATGAAAGCATTTATCTACCTGTACCTACAAAGCCAGCATTTTATACAGAAAGAAAAGTTGTCAGGGCTGGTATAGATGGAAACGGATCAGAAATTATATCAGTAAATGGTATGTCCAATTCTGAATTTGAGGCACGTTAA